The following proteins are encoded in a genomic region of Microcoleus sp. FACHB-68:
- a CDS encoding HAMP domain-containing sensor histidine kinase, with the protein MDQWFLPALSEVLSLTGAECGFEAVAGGGDVAGNVSLNRNRHRSAAEATQQRLKAEREWCGAVAALNCLLQQQLAITGPATIKHPAIGQEASHAQDFDPSHGLILSGPMPVLTHPALVSRVASCTFTSDPLNPALWLLGERNRHSMPLLPLPEGCAAPASRTRSLVPLLSDDPLSDEQFCVVLTHKLSLVMVLGVDSNGEPAFQFSFDPEVVAQAWHSLRPRVLLAGSNAQLSQLDDLMERFAPAAPDYKTVMQFSRLLLKYMPEPVEWENSRSDSPVRLLSAAVHDSQPVATVEAAGTSSKSAWRSRNANRSHSDSAGCVNERTKRPAAVKTNLNRETLEQRLEHLAGGTGTAANERSQAQDVELLQAIAHEVRTPLATIRTLTRLLLKRRNLEPEVIKRLEMIDRECSEQIDRFGLIFRAVELETSETKRAPVHLTSTPLTQVFDSCIPRWQKQASRRNLTLDVVLPQKMPSVVSDPTMLDQVLTGVIENFTASQPAGGHVEVQVMLAGDQLKVQLQCQTGSEKLSANASTSPLKSIGQLLVFQPETGNLTLNLSVTKNLFQALGAKLIVRQRPEQGEVLTIFLPLE; encoded by the coding sequence ATGGATCAATGGTTTTTACCGGCCCTCAGTGAGGTTTTATCCCTTACCGGGGCAGAGTGTGGATTTGAAGCGGTGGCGGGTGGTGGAGATGTTGCCGGCAATGTCTCTTTAAATCGCAACCGGCACCGTTCTGCCGCTGAGGCTACTCAGCAACGCCTCAAGGCGGAACGGGAATGGTGCGGTGCCGTTGCCGCACTTAACTGTCTTTTGCAACAACAATTGGCCATAACTGGGCCGGCCACAATTAAACATCCTGCGATTGGCCAAGAAGCAAGCCACGCCCAAGATTTTGACCCATCACACGGCTTGATCTTATCCGGGCCGATGCCGGTGTTGACTCACCCAGCCCTTGTTTCCCGTGTGGCGTCTTGCACATTCACTTCCGATCCGCTCAACCCAGCCCTTTGGTTACTGGGAGAACGCAATCGGCACAGTATGCCCCTGCTGCCACTCCCGGAAGGATGCGCTGCCCCGGCTTCTCGTACCCGTTCATTGGTTCCCTTACTTTCAGATGACCCTTTGTCAGATGAACAGTTTTGTGTGGTATTAACTCACAAATTGAGTCTGGTGATGGTTCTGGGCGTGGACAGCAACGGGGAACCGGCGTTTCAGTTTTCTTTTGACCCGGAAGTGGTTGCACAAGCTTGGCATTCGCTGCGTCCCCGCGTGTTACTGGCCGGCAGTAATGCTCAGTTGAGCCAGCTGGATGATTTAATGGAGCGGTTTGCGCCGGCAGCCCCAGACTACAAAACTGTGATGCAGTTTAGCCGGCTGCTTCTGAAATATATGCCGGAGCCGGTTGAGTGGGAAAACAGTCGCTCAGACTCCCCAGTGCGTTTGCTATCGGCGGCAGTACACGACTCGCAGCCAGTAGCCACTGTAGAGGCAGCCGGTACATCCAGCAAATCGGCTTGGCGTTCGCGTAACGCTAATCGCAGCCATTCCGACTCTGCCGGTTGCGTGAATGAGCGTACCAAGAGGCCGGCTGCTGTGAAAACAAACTTAAATCGAGAAACCCTTGAGCAGCGCCTAGAGCATCTAGCCGGTGGAACCGGCACGGCAGCGAATGAGCGATCTCAAGCGCAGGATGTGGAATTGCTGCAAGCGATCGCCCACGAAGTTCGCACGCCTTTGGCGACAATTCGCACTTTAACTCGCCTATTGCTAAAACGCCGAAACTTAGAGCCAGAAGTGATTAAGCGTTTGGAAATGATTGATCGCGAGTGTAGCGAACAGATTGATCGTTTTGGTTTAATTTTCCGCGCTGTGGAATTGGAAACTTCTGAAACAAAACGAGCGCCGGTTCATTTAACATCTACTCCCCTGACGCAAGTTTTCGACAGTTGCATTCCTCGGTGGCAAAAACAGGCAAGCCGGCGAAATCTCACCCTAGATGTCGTTTTGCCGCAGAAGATGCCCTCGGTAGTGAGCGATCCGACAATGTTGGATCAGGTACTCACCGGCGTAATTGAAAATTTCACCGCCAGTCAGCCGGCAGGAGGTCATGTGGAAGTGCAAGTGATGCTAGCCGGTGATCAATTAAAAGTGCAGTTGCAATGTCAAACCGGCAGTGAAAAATTGTCGGCAAATGCCTCAACTTCACCACTTAAATCGATTGGTCAGTTGTTGGTATTTCAGCCAGAAACCGGCAATCTCACACTCAATCTCTCGGTCACAAAAAATCTCTTTCAAGCCCTAGGCGCAAAACTAATCGTGCGACAAAGACCTGAACAAGGCGAAGTGCTAACGATTTTCCTGCCCCTAGAATAG
- a CDS encoding lipid-A-disaccharide synthase: MTWVRPVVQQLRQQMGEDRSQIRISVVLSPCPHATGKEVEIARSYPEIDRVQAAKDFWKFLLLGKTAENWDWRESGIVIFLGGDQIFPVIIGHRLDYRTVVYAEWDARWHGWIDRFGVMKPEIIAGIPAKYAHKFTVVGDLMAEVSKEIATEEIKDSSHTIELIGLLPGSKPAKLSQGVPLLLAIAEKVHAINPQTRFVIPVAPTLDLPTLARFGDPQQNPLIEQLGWASAKLKFKDEDSSYFLITGTGLQVELHTTAPAYDLLSQCRLCLTTVGANTAELGSLAVPMIVLIPTQELDAMRAWDGLPGLLANLPGVGSAFAKAINWIVLRQGRLFAWPNIWAKAEIVPELVGQLQPASVAEMVIDFLNHPEKLDAMRDRLRSVRGDAGAAQKLAQLVGEEISN, from the coding sequence ATGACTTGGGTGCGACCTGTGGTGCAACAACTGCGGCAGCAAATGGGCGAAGATCGCTCACAAATTCGCATTTCTGTCGTTTTGTCTCCGTGTCCTCATGCTACCGGCAAAGAAGTTGAAATTGCCCGTTCCTATCCGGAAATAGACCGAGTTCAAGCGGCAAAAGATTTTTGGAAGTTTTTACTTTTGGGAAAAACCGCAGAAAATTGGGATTGGCGAGAATCGGGCATTGTAATCTTTCTCGGTGGCGATCAAATTTTTCCGGTGATCATTGGTCACCGGCTGGATTATCGTACCGTTGTTTATGCGGAATGGGATGCCCGATGGCATGGCTGGATAGACCGATTTGGGGTAATGAAGCCTGAAATTATTGCCGGCATCCCCGCAAAATACGCCCATAAATTTACCGTCGTTGGTGATTTAATGGCAGAAGTTTCTAAAGAAATCGCAACAGAAGAAATTAAAGATTCTTCCCATACCATTGAATTAATCGGACTCCTTCCCGGATCGAAGCCGGCAAAACTTTCTCAAGGAGTGCCGTTACTGTTAGCAATTGCCGAGAAAGTTCATGCAATCAACCCTCAAACACGGTTTGTGATTCCCGTTGCGCCTACCTTGGATTTACCAACCTTGGCGCGGTTTGGCGATCCTCAACAAAACCCCCTAATTGAGCAATTGGGATGGGCGTCTGCAAAATTAAAATTTAAGGATGAGGATTCTTCATACTTTTTAATCACCGGCACCGGCTTGCAAGTCGAACTTCATACAACTGCACCGGCTTATGATTTGCTCTCGCAATGCCGGCTTTGTTTAACAACGGTCGGTGCAAATACTGCCGAACTCGGTTCTCTGGCTGTACCAATGATTGTGTTAATTCCCACCCAAGAATTAGATGCGATGCGGGCTTGGGATGGCTTACCGGGGTTGTTAGCAAATTTGCCGGGAGTGGGTTCAGCTTTTGCTAAAGCAATTAACTGGATCGTATTGCGGCAAGGACGTTTATTTGCTTGGCCGAATATTTGGGCAAAAGCGGAAATCGTGCCAGAATTAGTGGGGCAATTGCAGCCGGCAAGCGTTGCTGAAATGGTGATTGATTTCCTCAACCATCCGGAAAAATTGGACGCGATGCGAGATCGTCTTCGCAGTGTCAGAGGGGATGCCGGTGCGGCACAAAAACTCGCGCAACTTGTGGGTGAAGAAATTTCTAATTAA
- a CDS encoding Rpn family recombination-promoting nuclease/putative transposase → MTIDNICKYLAEQEPGAFVRWLLSKEVTDIQILKTELSVEPIRADAIILLQIDDQILHLEFQTLPESKPAIPFRMLDYWVRLRRQYGTDIEQVVIFLKATTSEIVFTELFEAPNTRHRYRVIRLWEQDPDPLLANPALLPLACLARSESPNALLERVALQVARIEEPQQRQNLSASVTVLAGLRFDEALIDQLFGERYMQESVIYQRILRQGLEQGRQEGREEGRQEGELALIMRLLTRRLGAIQPAVQDRLQKLSISQLEELGEALLDFQENQDLITWLDSRGEQ, encoded by the coding sequence TTGACGATTGATAATATCTGCAAATATTTAGCTGAACAGGAACCGGGTGCTTTTGTTCGCTGGTTGCTCTCAAAAGAAGTGACCGATATCCAGATTCTTAAAACTGAATTAAGCGTAGAACCGATTCGCGCTGATGCGATTATTTTGCTGCAAATTGATGACCAAATTTTGCATCTAGAATTTCAAACTTTGCCGGAATCAAAGCCGGCAATTCCTTTCCGAATGCTGGACTACTGGGTGAGGCTTCGCCGGCAGTACGGAACTGATATCGAGCAAGTGGTGATTTTTTTAAAAGCCACAACCTCTGAAATTGTGTTTACAGAGCTATTTGAGGCACCCAATACCAGACACCGCTATCGAGTCATCCGTTTGTGGGAGCAAGATCCCGATCCACTGTTAGCAAATCCCGCTTTATTGCCACTGGCTTGTTTAGCAAGAAGCGAGTCGCCCAATGCTTTATTAGAGCGAGTAGCACTACAGGTTGCTAGAATTGAAGAACCCCAACAGCGGCAAAATTTATCAGCAAGTGTGACGGTACTTGCCGGCTTGCGTTTTGATGAAGCGTTAATTGACCAACTGTTTGGAGAGAGGTATATGCAAGAATCTGTAATTTATCAAAGAATTCTGCGGCAAGGTTTAGAACAAGGAAGACAAGAAGGGCGTGAGGAAGGCCGGCAGGAGGGAGAATTAGCGCTAATTATGCGTTTGCTTACTCGCCGGCTGGGTGCAATTCAACCGGCTGTACAAGACCGGCTTCAGAAATTATCGATTTCTCAATTAGAAGAGTTGGGTGAAGCATTGTTGGATTTTCAAGAAAATCAGGATTTAATAACTTGGTTGGATAGCAGGGGCGAACAGTAA
- a CDS encoding DICT sensory domain-containing protein has product MNLSPAQDISLYELALSAQQPPHALQVSPATLKSMVDALIDLLLDQEIPATLLVKLPRGNAWQAELERYRQSGVCQGIYVCNLSGRNAASLADEDNSDNSGEILSHPAELESPPAKQRYSRPTSEFQTHRQSAPIADSETSLIQDKARQSTPAPATSTSFELNVPAESSLRREYFIFVLSEQFCSVIVAHRPRSIRLPVDATETNSERKQPLLAICSTDAPAVEHVLAGLRHIATISPSKTLPTAQPTVGTIPLAQIPTSVSVTTDELLKNWDSLFLRFPSSDLTKTSLFASHAGHLWAKQIQQQEEVWRSITHYRQHAVDAEALQLQNQELLESMHLKDEFLSNVGQALRTPLTNMKTALTLLGSPNLKPAQRDRYMQLLNTECDRQTSLINGLLELVRLDHLVDHAAMQALYLAEMVPGVVSTYQPLAQEKGVMLAYTIPDNLPPVSCLRPWLKQIAINLLHNGIKFTPTGGQVWVQAKQQGDYIQLEFRDTGIGIPASELHKIFERFYRVRQAVDDDPGGAGLGLTIVQQLLLRCGGSISVKSQLGQGSTFNVLLPIYHKE; this is encoded by the coding sequence ATGAATTTATCACCAGCTCAAGACATCTCCCTGTACGAACTAGCCCTCAGCGCCCAGCAGCCGCCCCATGCCTTGCAAGTCAGTCCGGCGACGCTCAAATCTATGGTAGATGCGCTGATTGACTTGTTGCTTGATCAAGAGATACCGGCAACATTATTAGTCAAACTCCCGCGCGGGAATGCGTGGCAAGCTGAGCTTGAGCGTTACCGGCAAAGTGGAGTTTGTCAAGGAATTTATGTTTGCAACCTTTCTGGGCGCAATGCAGCCAGTCTGGCAGATGAGGATAATTCTGACAATTCAGGGGAAATATTATCGCACCCAGCAGAACTCGAATCGCCACCGGCAAAGCAAAGATACTCCCGCCCAACATCTGAATTCCAGACGCACAGGCAGTCTGCGCCAATCGCTGACAGCGAGACATCCCTGATTCAGGATAAGGCGAGACAAAGCACACCGGCACCGGCAACCTCAACAAGTTTTGAACTGAATGTGCCGGCTGAATCTTCTTTAAGACGGGAATATTTTATCTTCGTCCTCTCAGAGCAATTTTGTAGCGTGATCGTGGCCCACCGGCCTCGATCTATCCGGCTGCCGGTGGACGCCACAGAGACCAATTCGGAACGTAAACAACCACTTTTAGCAATTTGCTCTACAGACGCGCCGGCAGTTGAACACGTATTAGCCGGCTTGCGACATATCGCTACCATTAGCCCGTCAAAAACTCTCCCAACCGCTCAGCCAACCGTAGGAACAATCCCTCTAGCACAAATCCCAACGTCGGTTTCTGTCACCACTGACGAACTCTTAAAAAATTGGGATTCCCTGTTTCTGCGTTTCCCATCCTCTGACTTGACAAAAACTTCTTTGTTTGCATCTCACGCAGGGCACTTATGGGCCAAACAAATTCAGCAGCAAGAAGAAGTTTGGCGCAGTATCACCCACTACCGGCAGCACGCAGTCGATGCAGAAGCCTTGCAACTGCAAAACCAAGAGTTGCTGGAATCGATGCACCTGAAAGACGAATTTCTCAGCAATGTGGGTCAGGCACTGCGGACACCCTTAACCAATATGAAAACAGCACTCACCCTGCTGGGTTCCCCCAACCTCAAGCCGGCTCAGCGTGATCGGTATATGCAACTGCTCAATACCGAGTGCGATCGCCAAACTTCGCTGATCAACGGCTTGCTAGAACTGGTGCGGCTCGATCATTTGGTAGATCATGCAGCGATGCAAGCTTTGTATTTGGCAGAAATGGTGCCTGGGGTTGTCAGTACCTACCAGCCATTAGCCCAAGAAAAAGGCGTGATGCTAGCTTACACAATCCCAGACAACTTGCCCCCCGTTTCCTGTTTGCGTCCCTGGCTGAAGCAGATCGCGATCAACTTGTTGCATAATGGCATCAAGTTTACCCCCACCGGCGGTCAAGTTTGGGTGCAGGCAAAGCAGCAGGGAGATTATATCCAATTAGAATTTCGCGACACCGGCATCGGCATTCCTGCTAGCGAACTTCACAAAATTTTTGAACGATTTTATCGCGTTCGCCAAGCCGTCGATGACGATCCGGGCGGTGCCGGTTTAGGTTTAACGATTGTGCAACAGTTATTGCTGCGCTGCGGTGGTTCAATTTCCGTTAAAAGCCAACTTGGTCAGGGTTCGACTTTTAACGTTTTGCTGCCGATTTATCATAAAGAATAG
- a CDS encoding TldD/PmbA family protein translates to MSTLLNDAKNLLSDLMARFSPHVDYLAIRLEESEGTDIFLRGEKIETLSEGVSIGGQVRACHKGGWGFASFNQLGTLAERIEEAIAAARLVGDEETLLAEVMPVQAICQLPMTGTDPRRISLTQKKALCDHYGEILRSVDQRITTTSVRYSDSAQKIILVTSEGTVLEQSWVDMEMRFAATARAGSTVQTGRETTGSRKAYEDMTTLDDQVRGAAERAVQALSLPSVKGNTYTVVIDPILSGLFVHEAFGHLSEADMTYENPDLLEVMTLGRRFGPKELQIFDGAAPEGHRGSYFYDDEGTPASTTQLIEDGVLVGRLHSRETAGKLGEAATGNARCLSYHYPPIVRMTNTWIERGNTAVPDLFTDIQEGVYARNWLGGMTNGEMFTFSAGEAWMIRNGELAEPVRDVTLSGNVFTTLADIEAIGDDFYWDESGGCGKGGQSGLSVGCGGPSLRLRNVVVGGDAAE, encoded by the coding sequence ATGTCTACTTTGCTAAATGACGCTAAAAATTTGCTGTCTGACTTGATGGCTCGCTTCTCACCTCATGTGGATTATTTGGCGATTCGATTGGAGGAATCTGAAGGCACTGATATTTTTTTGCGGGGAGAAAAGATTGAAACCCTCAGTGAAGGGGTGTCGATTGGCGGGCAAGTCCGGGCTTGCCATAAGGGTGGTTGGGGCTTTGCCAGTTTCAATCAGTTAGGGACGTTGGCAGAACGAATTGAGGAAGCGATCGCAGCCGCCCGGTTGGTGGGGGATGAAGAAACCCTGCTGGCCGAGGTGATGCCGGTGCAAGCGATTTGCCAGTTGCCGATGACCGGCACTGATCCCCGCCGGATTTCCCTCACCCAAAAGAAAGCATTGTGCGATCACTATGGGGAAATTCTTCGCAGTGTTGACCAACGCATCACCACCACGTCTGTACGCTACAGCGACAGCGCCCAGAAAATCATCCTGGTGACCTCAGAAGGCACGGTTTTGGAACAATCTTGGGTGGATATGGAAATGCGGTTTGCGGCCACTGCCAGGGCCGGCAGCACGGTGCAAACGGGCCGTGAAACCACGGGATCGCGCAAGGCGTATGAAGATATGACCACCCTAGACGATCAAGTGCGCGGCGCGGCAGAACGGGCTGTGCAGGCGCTCTCTTTGCCCTCTGTGAAGGGCAATACTTACACAGTGGTGATTGACCCGATTCTCAGCGGTTTATTTGTCCATGAAGCGTTTGGGCACCTCTCGGAAGCGGATATGACGTATGAGAATCCGGATTTGCTGGAGGTGATGACATTAGGCCGCCGGTTTGGGCCAAAAGAGTTGCAAATTTTTGATGGTGCCGCTCCGGAAGGCCATCGCGGGAGTTATTTTTACGATGATGAAGGAACGCCGGCAAGCACAACCCAGCTCATTGAGGATGGGGTTTTAGTAGGCCGGTTGCACTCCCGCGAGACGGCTGGAAAGTTAGGAGAAGCAGCCACCGGCAACGCCCGTTGTTTGAGTTATCACTATCCTCCCATTGTCCGCATGACTAATACCTGGATTGAGCGGGGCAATACAGCAGTGCCAGATTTGTTTACAGATATTCAAGAGGGTGTTTATGCCCGGAACTGGCTGGGAGGAATGACCAATGGGGAGATGTTTACCTTTAGTGCCGGTGAAGCGTGGATGATTCGCAATGGCGAATTAGCAGAGCCTGTGCGCGATGTAACGCTTTCTGGAAATGTGTTTACCACTTTGGCCGATATTGAAGCCATTGGGGATGATTTCTACTGGGATGAGTCCGGCGGTTGCGGGAAAGGCGGCCAAAGTGGCTTGTCGGTAGGTTGTGGTGGGCCAAGTTTGCGCCTCCGCAATGTTGTTGTCGGTGGGGATGCCGCAGAGTAA